One Microbacterium sp. zg-B96 genomic region harbors:
- the ispD gene encoding 2-C-methyl-D-erythritol 4-phosphate cytidylyltransferase yields MNITPVPRVAVIVVAAGSGTRLGSGGPKAFVGLDAHTILRHCLHGVFAAPSAQVIVVAPAGREGDALTDALEAAGDRRDLVHVVTGGATRQASVAAGLHAVWPDVEIVLVHDAARALTPPEVFDRVIAAIDQGAAGAIPALPVVDTLKRVEGDRIVAAVDRAELAAAQTPQGFRRDLLEAAYRAASTDFTDDAALVASAGHRVVTVAGSERSFKITTPADLERARGLLAPLAAAHSAIDAPPRAPRVGVGTDVHAFGGEGALWLAGLEWPGEQALSGHSDGDAIAHAIVDALLAAAGLGDIGTHFGTDRPEYAGAHADAFLARTRALLGEAGWAVGNVSVQVQANRPRLSARRVEAEAALSAALGAPVSVSATTTDGLGFTGTGDGVSAFAVALVVPV; encoded by the coding sequence GTGAACATCACGCCCGTTCCCCGTGTCGCGGTGATCGTCGTCGCCGCCGGCTCAGGCACTCGCCTGGGATCCGGCGGACCGAAGGCGTTCGTCGGGCTCGACGCTCATACGATCCTGCGCCACTGTCTGCACGGCGTCTTCGCCGCGCCGTCGGCGCAGGTGATCGTCGTCGCGCCCGCGGGGCGTGAAGGCGACGCTCTCACCGACGCCCTCGAGGCCGCCGGCGATCGCCGCGACCTCGTGCACGTCGTCACCGGCGGAGCGACCCGGCAGGCTTCGGTCGCCGCGGGCCTGCACGCCGTCTGGCCCGACGTGGAGATCGTGCTCGTGCACGACGCTGCCCGCGCGCTCACGCCGCCCGAGGTCTTCGACCGGGTCATCGCGGCGATCGACCAGGGCGCAGCCGGAGCCATCCCGGCGCTGCCGGTGGTCGACACCCTCAAGCGCGTCGAGGGTGACCGCATCGTCGCCGCCGTCGACCGCGCCGAGCTCGCTGCCGCGCAGACCCCGCAGGGGTTCCGCCGTGACCTGCTGGAGGCGGCCTACCGCGCGGCATCCACGGACTTCACCGACGACGCCGCGCTCGTGGCATCCGCCGGTCACCGCGTCGTGACCGTCGCCGGGTCCGAGCGCAGTTTCAAGATCACCACCCCCGCCGACCTCGAGCGCGCCCGCGGACTGCTTGCGCCGCTCGCGGCGGCGCACAGCGCGATCGACGCGCCCCCGCGCGCCCCACGGGTGGGGGTGGGCACCGACGTGCACGCGTTCGGCGGCGAAGGGGCGCTGTGGCTGGCCGGGCTGGAATGGCCGGGGGAGCAGGCGCTGTCGGGCCACTCCGACGGCGACGCCATCGCCCACGCAATCGTCGATGCGCTGCTGGCCGCCGCCGGGCTGGGCGACATCGGAACCCACTTCGGCACCGACCGTCCCGAATACGCCGGAGCGCACGCCGACGCCTTCCTCGCTCGCACCCGCGCGCTGCTGGGCGAGGCGGGCTGGGCCGTGGGGAACGTGTCGGTGCAGGTGCAGGCGAACCGCCCCCGGCTGTCCGCGCGCCGCGTCGAGGCCGAGGCCGCGCTGTCGGCCGCGCTCGGCGCCCCGGTGTCGGTGTCGGCGACGACGACCGACGGCCTGGGGTTCACCGGCACCGGCGACGGCGTCTCGGCGTTCGCGGTCGCCCTCGTCGTTCCGGTGTGA
- a CDS encoding CarD family transcriptional regulator translates to MLFEVGETVVYPHHGAATIIEVKERVIKGETKKYLKLNVTQGDLIIEVPADNVDLVGVRDVIGQEGLDRVFEVLRAPFTEEPTNWSRRYKANLEKLASGDVIKVSEVVRDLWRRDQDRGLSAGEKRMLAKARQILISELALAEKTDEERAGLVLDEVLAS, encoded by the coding sequence ATGCTTTTTGAGGTTGGCGAGACGGTGGTTTACCCGCACCACGGGGCCGCGACGATCATTGAGGTCAAAGAACGAGTCATCAAGGGTGAGACGAAGAAGTATCTCAAACTGAACGTGACCCAGGGCGACCTGATCATCGAGGTGCCGGCGGACAACGTCGACCTGGTGGGCGTTCGCGACGTGATCGGTCAGGAAGGCCTGGACCGCGTTTTCGAGGTGCTGCGCGCCCCGTTCACGGAGGAGCCCACCAACTGGTCACGCCGGTACAAGGCGAACCTTGAGAAGCTCGCCTCCGGCGATGTCATCAAGGTCAGCGAGGTCGTCCGCGACCTGTGGCGCCGGGATCAGGACCGCGGCTTGTCCGCTGGTGAGAAGCGCATGCTGGCCAAGGCCCGCCAGATCCTCATCTCCGAGCTCGCGCTCGCAGAGAAGACCGACGAAGAGCGCGCCGGCCTGGTGCTCGACGAGGTCCTCGCAAGCTGA
- a CDS encoding DNA modification methylase produces the protein MKSRLLASLAMGAAVVLGATGCNMIAPQATTITYSPSDGVNVPDSGPVDVRNAMIIANEDGSAGNFIASLVNTSTEPQTVNIGFENGDIGVWLLDGGTAVTLGVDEDPLLIAELDTPPGATTPIGVQSGGAEGARVEIPVLDGALPYYSEFVPVEDQFITD, from the coding sequence GTGAAATCGCGCCTGCTCGCGTCGCTCGCTATGGGTGCCGCCGTCGTCTTGGGAGCGACCGGCTGCAACATGATCGCCCCGCAGGCGACCACGATCACCTATTCCCCCTCTGACGGCGTCAACGTGCCCGACTCGGGCCCCGTCGACGTGCGCAACGCGATGATCATCGCGAACGAAGACGGCTCGGCCGGCAACTTCATCGCGTCGTTGGTGAACACCTCGACCGAGCCGCAGACGGTCAACATCGGATTCGAGAACGGTGACATCGGTGTCTGGCTGCTCGATGGCGGCACTGCCGTGACCCTCGGCGTCGACGAGGACCCGCTGCTGATCGCCGAGCTCGACACTCCGCCCGGCGCGACCACGCCGATCGGGGTGCAGTCAGGCGGCGCCGAAGGCGCCCGGGTGGAGATCCCCGTGCTCGACGGCGCGCTGCCGTACTACTCGGAGTTCGTGCCGGTCGAGGACCAGTTCATCACCGACTGA
- a CDS encoding response regulator transcription factor, with product MTRVLIVEDEPDLADPLAYLLRREGFEVDIAEDGHRALELFQANGADIVLLDLMLPGIPGTEVCRQIRTTSAVPIIMLTAKDAEVDIVVGLELGADDYVTKPYSSRELLARMRAVLRRSASQDVDLDERVLTGGRVTVDLDRHAVAVDGKEISMPLKEFELLEVLMRNAGRVLTRGQLIDRVWGSDYYGDTKTLDVHIKRIRSRIEENPSEPVMLVTVRGLGYRFEA from the coding sequence ATGACCCGTGTGCTGATCGTGGAGGACGAGCCGGATCTGGCCGACCCTCTCGCCTACCTGTTGCGCCGCGAGGGCTTTGAGGTGGACATCGCCGAGGACGGCCACCGGGCGCTGGAGCTGTTTCAGGCCAACGGCGCCGACATCGTCCTGCTGGACCTGATGCTGCCGGGGATCCCGGGCACCGAGGTGTGCCGGCAGATCCGCACGACCTCGGCGGTGCCGATCATCATGCTCACCGCCAAGGACGCCGAGGTCGACATCGTCGTGGGGCTGGAACTGGGCGCGGACGACTACGTCACCAAGCCGTACTCGTCGCGTGAACTGCTCGCCCGAATGCGGGCGGTGCTGCGCCGCAGCGCGTCCCAGGACGTCGACCTGGATGAGCGGGTGCTCACCGGGGGCCGGGTCACCGTCGATCTCGACCGGCACGCGGTGGCGGTGGACGGCAAGGAGATCAGCATGCCGCTGAAGGAATTCGAGCTGCTCGAAGTGCTGATGCGCAACGCCGGACGGGTGCTCACGCGGGGTCAGCTGATCGACCGGGTGTGGGGGAGCGACTACTACGGCGACACCAAGACGCTCGACGTGCACATCAAGCGCATCCGCTCGCGCATCGAGGAGAACCCGAGCGAGCCGGTGATGCTGGTCACCGTGCGGGGGCTCGGGTACCGCTTCGAAGCGTGA